A window from Sinorhizobium fredii encodes these proteins:
- a CDS encoding M3 family metallopeptidase: MTADASLNPALTHWTGHEGLPRFAAINDEDFAPAFDAAFASHEAEIEAIANNPEPPSFDNTVVALEIAGDELSRVSALFWTKAGAHTNEVIQALERDIAPKMSRHYSKIGTNPALFSRIDTVWEKRQELGLDLEATRVLERHWKGFVKSGAKLDKVEQERLATINETLAGLGAKFGQNVLADEKNWALMLTSDEELAGLPDFLKDAMAEAARDRGEDGKYAVTLSRSIVEPFLTFSENRELREQAFRAWTARGENGGETDNRGIIAETLSLRAEKAKLLGYPNYAALKLDDTMAKTPEAVNGLLLRVWEKAVARAREEEADLARLIAAEGRNHDVMPWDWRHYAEKLRAEKFSFSESELKPYLQLERIIGACFDVAHRLFGITVTEKSGIAAYHPDVRVFEIRDASGKLAALFLGDYFARSSKRSGAWMSSFQSQHKLKLKNGAVGEIPIVYNVCNFAKPADGKPALLSIDDARTLFHEFGHALHGMLSNVTYPSVSGTGVSRDFVELPSQLYEHWLTVPEILRKYAVHYRTGEPMPHALLDKVLAARTFNSGFATVEFTASALVDMAYHTAENIGDPMALEAATLERIDLPASIVMRHRSPHFLHVFSGDGYSAGYYSYMWSEVLDADAFAAFEETGDPFDPAMAAKLKGHIYSVGGAIDPEDAYRAFRGKLPSPDAMLAKKGLAA; this comes from the coding sequence TGAGGGCTTGCCGCGCTTCGCGGCGATAAACGACGAGGACTTCGCGCCCGCCTTCGATGCCGCCTTCGCGAGCCACGAGGCGGAGATCGAGGCGATCGCCAACAATCCCGAGCCGCCGAGCTTCGACAATACTGTCGTCGCTCTGGAGATCGCCGGCGACGAGCTGTCGCGCGTTTCGGCACTGTTCTGGACCAAGGCCGGTGCCCACACCAACGAGGTGATCCAGGCGCTGGAGCGCGACATTGCACCGAAGATGTCGCGCCACTATTCGAAGATCGGCACGAATCCGGCGCTCTTCAGCCGCATCGACACGGTGTGGGAGAAGCGGCAGGAACTCGGACTCGATCTCGAGGCGACGCGTGTTCTCGAACGGCACTGGAAGGGTTTCGTCAAGTCCGGCGCCAAGCTCGACAAGGTGGAGCAGGAGCGACTCGCGACAATCAACGAAACGCTTGCCGGCCTCGGCGCGAAATTCGGCCAGAACGTGCTGGCCGATGAGAAGAACTGGGCGCTCATGCTCACGAGCGATGAGGAACTGGCCGGGCTGCCGGATTTCCTCAAGGACGCGATGGCCGAAGCGGCACGCGACCGGGGCGAGGACGGTAAGTATGCGGTGACGCTGTCGCGCTCTATCGTCGAGCCGTTCCTGACCTTCTCGGAAAACCGCGAGCTTCGCGAGCAGGCTTTCCGGGCGTGGACGGCGCGCGGCGAAAATGGCGGCGAGACCGACAATCGCGGCATCATCGCCGAGACGCTTTCGCTACGGGCGGAAAAGGCGAAGCTGCTCGGCTATCCGAACTACGCCGCACTCAAGCTCGACGACACCATGGCGAAGACGCCGGAAGCGGTGAACGGCCTGTTGCTGCGGGTCTGGGAAAAGGCGGTGGCCCGGGCCCGGGAGGAAGAGGCGGATCTTGCCAGGCTGATCGCTGCTGAAGGCCGCAATCACGACGTGATGCCCTGGGACTGGCGCCACTATGCCGAAAAGCTGAGAGCGGAAAAGTTCAGCTTCTCGGAAAGCGAGCTGAAGCCCTATCTGCAGCTTGAAAGGATTATCGGCGCCTGCTTCGACGTCGCCCATCGTCTCTTCGGCATTACGGTGACGGAAAAGAGCGGCATCGCCGCCTACCATCCGGACGTCCGCGTCTTCGAGATCCGCGACGCTTCGGGCAAGCTCGCGGCGCTCTTCCTCGGCGACTACTTCGCCCGCTCCTCCAAGCGCTCCGGCGCCTGGATGAGCTCCTTCCAGTCGCAGCACAAGCTGAAATTGAAGAACGGTGCGGTCGGCGAAATCCCGATCGTCTACAATGTCTGCAACTTCGCCAAGCCCGCCGACGGCAAGCCGGCACTGCTTTCCATCGACGACGCCCGCACCCTCTTCCACGAGTTCGGCCACGCGCTGCACGGCATGCTGTCGAACGTCACCTACCCCTCGGTGTCTGGCACCGGCGTTTCGCGCGACTTCGTCGAACTGCCGTCACAGCTTTACGAGCATTGGCTGACGGTGCCGGAGATTCTTAGGAAATACGCCGTGCACTACCGCACCGGCGAACCGATGCCGCACGCCCTCCTCGACAAGGTGCTGGCGGCGCGGACCTTCAATTCCGGCTTTGCCACCGTCGAGTTCACCGCGTCGGCGCTCGTCGACATGGCCTATCATACGGCGGAAAACATCGGCGATCCGATGGCGCTCGAGGCGGCGACGCTCGAAAGGATCGATCTGCCGGCATCGATCGTCATGCGGCATCGCAGCCCGCATTTCCTGCATGTCTTCTCCGGAGACGGCTACTCGGCCGGCTACTATTCCTACATGTGGTCGGAGGTGCTCGACGCCGACGCCTTCGCCGCCTTCGAGGAGACCGGCGACCCCT